A region from the Saccharomonospora azurea NA-128 genome encodes:
- a CDS encoding Rv2629 family ribosome hibernation factor, whose amino-acid sequence MDTTRLRDLVETDGPFASVYFDDTHNTEDAAKQRELLWRELRGELAEQGADERTLAALDDAVLDSEPPVGRAGRAVVAAAERVLLDQWLAEPPPRPVARVSRMPYVLPLAELGELPPAHVVAVVDRVGADVTAVDERGNVVDSRTVEGTDTHISKVRGGAWAHRNIQAHAEELVKQNIEKAAEHVASITRSVGATLVVVAGESQARKALIDALPQGVRESTEEVEPGGRKQGSGNEELDLLIDELLAEATARRKDEVAQRFSAALAQPTGLAVQGLEAVTAALREGNVETLLAGDPGDTEVLTGSAPALVATQEELITASGDDAATRARADEALPMAAAAVDADVVSVGDRLQLTEGFGALLRHD is encoded by the coding sequence GTGGACACGACGAGGTTGCGTGACCTGGTGGAGACCGACGGCCCGTTCGCCTCCGTGTACTTCGACGACACCCACAACACCGAGGACGCCGCCAAGCAACGGGAACTCCTGTGGCGCGAGCTGCGGGGTGAACTGGCCGAGCAGGGCGCCGACGAGCGGACTCTCGCCGCGCTCGACGACGCGGTCCTCGACAGCGAACCTCCCGTGGGCCGCGCCGGGCGCGCCGTCGTCGCCGCCGCCGAGCGGGTCCTGCTGGACCAGTGGCTCGCCGAACCCCCGCCCCGACCGGTGGCCCGCGTGTCGCGGATGCCCTACGTCCTTCCGCTCGCCGAACTCGGCGAACTCCCGCCGGCCCACGTCGTCGCCGTGGTCGACCGCGTGGGGGCGGACGTCACAGCCGTCGACGAGCGCGGGAACGTGGTCGACTCACGTACCGTCGAGGGCACGGACACCCACATCAGCAAGGTGCGCGGCGGAGCCTGGGCGCACCGCAACATCCAGGCGCACGCCGAGGAGCTGGTCAAGCAGAACATCGAGAAGGCCGCCGAGCACGTCGCGTCGATCACTCGCAGCGTGGGCGCCACGCTGGTCGTCGTCGCGGGCGAGTCGCAGGCACGCAAGGCGCTGATCGACGCGCTGCCGCAGGGCGTCCGTGAGAGCACCGAGGAAGTCGAACCCGGCGGGCGCAAGCAGGGGTCGGGCAACGAGGAGCTCGACCTGCTCATCGACGAGTTGCTCGCCGAGGCCACGGCCAGGCGCAAGGACGAGGTGGCACAACGCTTCTCAGCCGCCCTGGCCCAGCCGACCGGGCTCGCGGTGCAGGGTCTGGAGGCCGTGACGGCGGCGCTGCGGGAGGGCAACGTCGAGACACTGCTCGCCGGCGATCCCGGCGACACCGAGGTCCTCACCGGGTCGGCACCCGCACTCGTCGCCACGCAGGAGGAGCTCATCACGGCCTCCGGTGACGACGCCGCCACCCGCGCCCGCGCCGACGAGGCGCTGCCGATGGCCGCGGCGGCCGTCGACGCCGACGTGGTCAGCGTGGGCGACCGGCTGCAGCTCACCGAGGGCTTCGGCGCCCTGTTGCGCCACGACTGA
- a CDS encoding SsgA family sporulation/cell division regulator: protein MDVFIKGRPHARHFGATDGRERAVDDNAVHQNQFVYLSGCETPVLSRLTYTSTAPFTVGLAFQVEPDEWVEWEFARDLLITGLHAPAGIGDVRIRPDLSPSDDDLLVIELESPDGYAAVEADRSEIQAFVDATLSRVPLGYESDRLDLDAVIANLTTARP, encoded by the coding sequence ATGGACGTCTTCATCAAGGGAAGGCCGCACGCGCGCCACTTCGGCGCCACGGATGGACGGGAGCGTGCCGTGGACGACAACGCCGTACACCAGAACCAGTTCGTGTACCTCAGCGGATGTGAGACACCCGTGTTGTCCAGGCTGACCTACACCTCGACCGCACCGTTCACGGTGGGGCTCGCCTTCCAGGTGGAGCCGGACGAGTGGGTGGAATGGGAGTTCGCCCGTGACCTGCTCATCACCGGCCTCCACGCCCCCGCGGGCATCGGCGACGTCCGGATCCGACCGGACCTGTCGCCGTCCGACGACGACCTGCTCGTGATCGAGCTGGAGTCGCCGGACGGCTACGCGGCCGTCGAGGCCGACCGGAGTGAAATCCAGGCGTTCGTGGACGCCACGCTGTCGCGCGTGCCCCTGGGGTACGAGTCCGACCGCCTGGACCTCGACGCGGTGATCGCGAACCTCACCACCGCCCGGCCGTAG
- a CDS encoding helix-turn-helix domain-containing protein, protein MEGRMDARRLYEALDAGRRARGLSWRQLAEQAGVSPSLLSRMGNGLRPDLDGFIALVQWLGAPAEEFMVRPGDTARTEPQPALETQLSLLLRARNDLSDADKDYLLDIVSATMRRIKADRQES, encoded by the coding sequence ATGGAAGGCCGCATGGACGCGCGGCGTCTCTACGAGGCGCTCGATGCCGGGCGCCGAGCGCGCGGCCTCTCGTGGAGGCAGCTCGCCGAGCAGGCGGGGGTCAGTCCCTCGCTGCTCAGCAGGATGGGAAACGGGCTACGCCCCGACCTGGACGGGTTCATCGCGCTGGTGCAGTGGCTCGGCGCACCCGCCGAGGAGTTCATGGTGCGCCCCGGCGACACCGCCCGCACCGAGCCGCAACCCGCGCTGGAAACCCAGCTCTCTCTGCTCCTCCGCGCCAGGAACGACCTGAGCGACGCCGACAAGGACTACCTGCTCGACATCGTGAGCGCGACGATGCGGCGCATCAAGGCGGACAGACAGGAGAGCTGA
- a CDS encoding adenylate/guanylate cyclase domain-containing protein translates to MARRHVSQRIGTVLRTSLGFAAIGFGTSLCSAGLVLLLLSLQGLPDDLGPGRQVILLCALAYVSFAFVVGTVWAGYLQRRTVVWFLAGRRPTLQEATRALRIPVELALVSGTLWAAGAVLFGVLAAVFGTWINAVGVVLTIVLGGLSTAGLTYLAAERVARPLLSMSLDVAGPRGPTSVLTRLVVVWGLSSGVPLVGVLFLILPPHIGDEDPTPSAVLLSTAGLLFGALATALFARAVAAPLQRMRGVLDDIRAGRRDVTVRIDDAGEIGMLQSSVRDLATGLREQERLRDLFGRHVGDDVVRHALEHGVSLSGDVREVCALFVDVADSTTLASELTPDEVARRLNRLFEVVVAATNSHGGLVNKFQGDAALCVFGAPTRHADPATSALRTARQIRDAVCERGELDLGIGVATGQVFAGQLGSRSRLEYTVIGDAVNEAARLTEHAKNVPGRVLASGPTLEGAAASERARWAPHGDVHLRGRRTPTATFTATR, encoded by the coding sequence GTGGCCAGACGGCACGTCTCCCAGCGGATCGGCACCGTCCTCCGCACCAGCCTGGGTTTCGCCGCGATCGGATTCGGCACCAGTCTCTGCAGTGCGGGGCTCGTTCTGCTCCTGCTCTCGCTGCAGGGCCTACCCGACGATCTCGGTCCCGGCCGCCAGGTCATCCTTCTCTGCGCGCTCGCCTACGTGTCCTTCGCGTTCGTCGTCGGCACCGTCTGGGCGGGCTACCTCCAGCGCCGCACGGTGGTGTGGTTCCTCGCCGGTCGCCGGCCCACGCTTCAGGAGGCGACCCGAGCACTGCGCATCCCCGTCGAGCTCGCGCTGGTCAGCGGCACCCTGTGGGCGGCGGGCGCGGTGCTGTTCGGCGTACTGGCCGCGGTGTTCGGCACGTGGATCAACGCGGTCGGCGTCGTGTTGACGATCGTGCTGGGCGGCCTGTCCACCGCCGGCCTGACCTACCTCGCCGCCGAGCGGGTGGCGCGCCCGCTGCTGTCGATGTCGCTCGACGTCGCGGGGCCACGTGGACCGACGTCCGTGCTCACGCGGCTCGTCGTCGTCTGGGGACTGTCCAGCGGGGTGCCCCTCGTCGGCGTGCTGTTCCTGATCCTGCCACCGCACATCGGTGACGAGGATCCGACACCGAGCGCGGTGCTGCTGTCGACGGCCGGACTCCTCTTCGGGGCTCTCGCGACGGCCCTGTTCGCGCGAGCGGTCGCCGCACCCCTGCAGCGCATGCGGGGGGTGCTCGACGACATCCGCGCGGGACGCCGCGACGTCACCGTGCGCATCGACGACGCGGGTGAGATCGGCATGCTCCAGTCGTCCGTCCGGGACCTCGCGACGGGACTGCGGGAGCAGGAACGGTTGCGCGACCTGTTCGGCCGCCACGTCGGCGACGACGTCGTCCGGCACGCGCTCGAACACGGTGTCTCCCTGTCCGGCGACGTGCGCGAGGTGTGCGCGCTGTTCGTGGACGTCGCCGACTCCACCACGCTCGCCTCCGAGCTCACCCCCGACGAGGTGGCCCGCCGGCTCAACCGCCTGTTCGAGGTCGTCGTCGCGGCCACCAACAGCCACGGCGGTCTCGTGAACAAGTTCCAGGGCGACGCCGCGCTGTGTGTGTTCGGCGCGCCCACCCGGCACGCGGACCCGGCGACGTCGGCGCTGCGCACGGCCCGGCAGATCCGCGACGCGGTCTGTGAGCGCGGCGAGCTGGACCTCGGCATCGGTGTCGCCACCGGGCAGGTGTTCGCCGGTCAGCTCGGCTCCCGGAGCCGGTTGGAGTACACCGTGATCGGCGACGCCGTCAACGAGGCCGCCCGGCTGACCGAACACGCGAAGAACGTGCCCGGCCGAGTTCTCGCCAGCGGGCCGACCCTGGAGGGGGCGGCCGCCTCCGAACGCGCACGCTGGGCCCCGCACGGCGACGTGCACCTGCGCGGCAGGCGCACGCCCACGGCGACCTTCACCGCGACGCGCTGA
- a CDS encoding glycoside hydrolase family 3 N-terminal domain-containing protein has protein sequence MKRTMLAAACAAVLATTACGGDDGAGEDTAAPSPQPSGPQQESPRPSPTGEPGGECASVIDGLSPRERAAQLLVVGVDETDPASAVALVRDNKVGGIFIGGNATTLFTGDALEQVQQAAGDIPVSVAVDDEGGRVQRIDELVGPMPSARQMAATMSPDEVRELAAERGRQMRDYGITVDYAPVVDLTDGPANGVIGDRSFSADPQKATEYAAAFAHGLADSDVRPVIKHFPGHGRANGDSHQGLVTTPPLDDLRQSDLVPYEDLGVYPDGTEVMVGHLNVPGLTDGTPASLSPEAYRLLREDFGYDGPVLTDDLGAMRAISDSYTLDEAVLLALQAGADQPLWSAGGDVGPVLDRLESAMANGDLPQDRVTESLTRVLNAKGACG, from the coding sequence ATGAAGCGAACGATGCTGGCGGCGGCGTGTGCCGCTGTTCTCGCGACGACGGCGTGCGGTGGCGACGACGGGGCCGGTGAGGACACCGCCGCGCCGAGTCCCCAACCTTCGGGACCACAGCAGGAATCGCCGCGGCCTTCACCCACGGGCGAGCCGGGCGGCGAGTGCGCGAGTGTCATCGACGGGCTCTCGCCCCGGGAACGTGCGGCGCAGCTGCTCGTCGTGGGGGTCGACGAGACCGACCCCGCCTCCGCGGTGGCCCTTGTCCGCGACAACAAGGTGGGCGGGATCTTCATCGGAGGCAACGCCACGACCCTGTTCACGGGCGACGCTCTGGAACAGGTGCAGCAGGCCGCGGGCGACATCCCGGTCTCGGTCGCGGTCGACGACGAGGGCGGGCGTGTCCAGCGCATCGACGAGCTCGTCGGACCCATGCCCAGCGCCAGGCAGATGGCCGCGACGATGAGCCCCGACGAGGTGCGGGAACTCGCGGCCGAGCGGGGCCGGCAGATGCGCGACTACGGGATCACCGTGGACTACGCACCCGTCGTCGACCTCACCGACGGCCCCGCGAACGGCGTGATCGGGGACCGCTCGTTCAGCGCCGACCCGCAGAAGGCCACGGAGTACGCCGCCGCGTTCGCCCACGGACTGGCCGATTCGGACGTCCGGCCGGTCATCAAGCACTTCCCGGGCCACGGCCGGGCGAACGGCGACTCCCACCAGGGCCTGGTGACGACACCGCCGCTCGACGACCTCCGCCAGTCGGACCTCGTGCCGTACGAGGACCTGGGCGTCTACCCGGACGGCACGGAAGTCATGGTCGGTCACCTGAACGTGCCCGGGCTCACCGACGGCACACCCGCCTCGCTGTCCCCGGAGGCGTACCGGCTGCTGCGCGAGGACTTCGGCTACGACGGTCCGGTGCTCACCGACGACCTGGGCGCGATGAGGGCCATCTCGGACTCGTACACGCTCGACGAGGCCGTGCTGCTCGCGCTGCAGGCGGGCGCCGACCAGCCACTGTGGTCGGCCGGGGGCGACGTCGGCCCGGTGCTCGACCGGCTGGAGTCCGCCATGGCGAACGGCGACCTGCCGCAGGATCGCGTCACCGAGTCGCTCACGCGGGTGCTGAACGCCAAGGGCGCGTGCGGCTGA
- a CDS encoding DUF2188 domain-containing protein, whose amino-acid sequence MRTPYSVVFRFSPDSLTWLVSRERTVVSRYCRKRDAVREATRLARAAIRAELTVERMDGTVEWVRHYGPSTGPRKAGGATRGHPPKGDGRAPRDGDSVTV is encoded by the coding sequence ATGCGCACGCCGTATTCCGTTGTCTTCCGGTTCTCTCCCGACTCGCTGACCTGGCTCGTGAGCCGGGAGCGCACCGTGGTGTCCCGGTACTGCCGCAAGCGGGACGCCGTCCGGGAGGCCACGCGGCTCGCTCGCGCGGCCATCCGCGCGGAACTGACCGTCGAACGCATGGACGGCACGGTCGAGTGGGTTCGGCACTACGGTCCGTCGACAGGCCCGCGGAAGGCCGGCGGAGCGACCCGCGGACACCCGCCGAAGGGCGATGGGCGAGCGCCCCGCGACGGCGATAGCGTGACGGTGTGA
- a CDS encoding DNA polymerase ligase N-terminal domain-containing protein, giving the protein MITRPEHGLHYDLRLQFGEMSVCWAIPEHPSHTPGDKRLAIRTAESGLGAVWDTGTVEGLGSLSPSHALDEGRLTFRLVGDRLHGAFVMVRAYRSADQEQWLLITKEAGAPGIPDHLGALAAPSEESW; this is encoded by the coding sequence GTGATAACGCGCCCGGAGCACGGCCTCCACTACGATCTGCGCCTCCAGTTCGGGGAGATGTCGGTGTGCTGGGCCATCCCCGAGCACCCTTCGCACACGCCGGGCGACAAGCGACTCGCGATCCGCACCGCGGAGTCCGGCCTCGGCGCCGTGTGGGACACCGGAACGGTGGAGGGTCTCGGCTCCCTCAGCCCCAGCCACGCCCTCGACGAGGGACGGCTGACGTTCCGTCTCGTCGGCGACCGGCTCCACGGCGCGTTCGTCATGGTGCGCGCCTACCGCAGCGCGGACCAGGAGCAGTGGCTGCTCATCACGAAGGAAGCCGGTGCACCCGGCATCCCCGACCACCTCGGCGCGCTGGCCGCACCGAGCGAGGAGTCGTGGTGA
- a CDS encoding ATP-binding protein, with product MTETKPPTSSIGAQDDIELRLGASLVHLPIIRSVAASIAMRVDFDLDSIADLRLAVDEACSTLITRAVPGSTMVCRFTLDEDQLLFRGAVASDDAEAPSTTSFGWKVLTTLADSARAWAEPNTENGQGSWVQIELAKRKPAFS from the coding sequence GTGACCGAGACCAAGCCGCCGACGAGCAGCATCGGCGCGCAGGACGACATCGAACTCCGGCTCGGGGCGAGTCTGGTGCACCTACCCATCATCCGGTCGGTCGCGGCGAGCATCGCGATGCGAGTGGACTTCGACCTCGACTCCATCGCCGACCTCCGGCTCGCGGTGGACGAGGCGTGTTCGACGCTCATCACGCGGGCCGTTCCCGGCAGCACGATGGTCTGCCGGTTCACGCTCGACGAGGACCAGCTGCTGTTCCGCGGCGCTGTCGCCTCGGACGACGCGGAGGCCCCGAGCACGACGTCGTTCGGGTGGAAGGTGCTCACCACGCTCGCGGACTCGGCGAGGGCCTGGGCCGAGCCGAACACGGAGAACGGCCAGGGCAGCTGGGTCCAGATCGAGCTCGCGAAACGGAAGCCGGCTTTTTCGTGA
- a CDS encoding beta-ketoacyl-ACP synthase III produces MQVPTHQPRGGAVLAGLGGWLPPRVVDNDELSRRIDTSDEWIRTRTGISRRHVVDNGLSTVDMAVQAGRRALRSAGPYGEAVDAVVLATSTPDHVCPASAPQVAAELGLSGAAAFDVNAVCSGFVYALATASGLLAAGVARNVLLIGADAFTTLLDPDDRTTVPIFGDGAGAVVLREGAPDELGAVGPFDLRSDGELADLLIVPAGGSRQKHSDDPSDHFLRMQGQTVFRHATSHMASSSRAVLDKAGWSTSDVDRFVGHQANIRILTATAKNLGLPADSLVVNIGHTGNTSAASIPLAMLDAVVDGTLRAGDRVLVSAFGAGLTWGSTLLRWPELACEPLS; encoded by the coding sequence ATGCAGGTGCCCACGCATCAGCCGCGTGGTGGGGCAGTGTTGGCCGGCCTCGGCGGGTGGCTGCCGCCCCGCGTGGTCGACAACGACGAGCTCAGCCGACGCATCGACACGTCGGACGAGTGGATTCGCACCAGGACGGGAATCTCTCGGCGCCACGTCGTCGACAACGGACTGTCCACGGTCGACATGGCGGTGCAGGCGGGTCGCCGCGCTCTGCGGTCGGCCGGGCCGTACGGCGAGGCCGTCGACGCCGTCGTGCTCGCCACCAGCACCCCCGACCACGTGTGTCCGGCCAGCGCCCCGCAGGTGGCCGCCGAGCTCGGGTTGTCCGGCGCCGCGGCCTTCGACGTCAACGCGGTGTGCAGCGGGTTCGTCTACGCACTCGCGACGGCGTCCGGTCTCCTGGCCGCCGGGGTCGCGAGGAACGTCCTGCTCATCGGCGCCGACGCGTTCACCACGCTGCTCGACCCCGACGACCGCACCACCGTTCCGATCTTCGGTGACGGTGCGGGGGCGGTGGTCCTGCGCGAGGGCGCTCCCGACGAGCTGGGCGCCGTGGGACCGTTCGACCTGCGCAGTGACGGCGAACTGGCCGACCTGTTGATCGTCCCGGCAGGTGGTTCCCGGCAGAAGCATTCGGACGACCCGAGCGACCACTTCCTCCGGATGCAGGGGCAGACCGTCTTCCGGCACGCGACCTCGCACATGGCGTCGTCGTCGCGCGCGGTGCTCGACAAGGCCGGGTGGAGCACGTCGGACGTCGACCGGTTCGTGGGCCACCAGGCCAACATCCGCATCCTCACGGCCACGGCCAAGAACCTCGGACTGCCCGCCGACAGTCTCGTCGTCAACATCGGACACACCGGCAACACGAGCGCGGCATCCATCCCGCTCGCGATGCTCGACGCCGTCGTCGACGGCACGCTGCGGGCGGGTGACCGCGTGCTCGTGTCCGCGTTCGGCGCGGGTCTGACCTGGGGTTCGACGCTCCTGCGGTGGCCCGAGCTGGCGTGCGAGCCGCTGTCCTGA
- a CDS encoding SigB/SigF/SigG family RNA polymerase sigma factor: MTESTTQGTRTASDDYQHLTPLFHEFASLGEDAPRRAELRDRLVTGHLPLAEHIAQRFSGRGVAKEDLVQVARVGLINAVDRFDPARGSDFLSFAVPTVMGEVRRHFRDTGWVIRVPRRLKELHLSINNASTQLSQRLGRAPTPSEIAEHLGLTPEEVYEGLEAGNAYHSMSLDEVLSADTENLALGDTLGEEDAALAGVENHETLQPLVRQLPERERTILALRFVHNMTQTQIAERVGISQMHVSRLLARTLKKLRDGLVEEDNLG, translated from the coding sequence GTGACCGAATCGACCACACAGGGAACGCGCACGGCGTCGGACGACTACCAGCACCTGACGCCGCTCTTCCACGAGTTCGCCTCGCTCGGCGAGGACGCCCCCCGTCGTGCCGAACTGCGGGACAGGCTCGTCACGGGCCACCTCCCGCTGGCGGAGCACATCGCACAGCGCTTCTCGGGCCGGGGCGTCGCCAAGGAAGACCTGGTGCAGGTCGCGCGCGTGGGTCTGATCAACGCGGTGGACCGGTTCGACCCCGCACGCGGCTCCGACTTCCTCTCGTTCGCCGTGCCCACGGTGATGGGCGAGGTGCGCAGGCACTTCCGGGACACCGGCTGGGTCATCCGCGTGCCCCGGCGGCTGAAGGAACTGCACCTCTCGATCAACAACGCCAGCACGCAGCTGTCGCAGCGACTCGGCCGGGCCCCGACTCCCAGTGAGATCGCCGAACACCTCGGGCTCACTCCCGAGGAGGTCTACGAGGGCCTGGAAGCCGGCAACGCCTACCACTCCATGTCGCTGGACGAGGTGCTGTCGGCGGACACCGAGAACCTGGCGCTCGGCGACACCCTCGGCGAGGAGGACGCGGCGCTGGCGGGCGTGGAGAACCACGAGACGCTCCAGCCGCTGGTGCGGCAGCTCCCCGAACGCGAGCGCACGATCCTCGCGCTGCGGTTCGTGCACAACATGACGCAGACGCAGATCGCCGAGCGGGTCGGCATCTCCCAGATGCACGTGTCGCGGTTGCTCGCGCGGACGCTGAAGAAGCTTCGCGACGGCCTCGTGGAGGAAGACAACCTCGGGTGA
- the ku gene encoding non-homologous end joining protein Ku, whose amino-acid sequence MARAIWNGALNFGLVTVPVELYSATQDHTVHFRQFQRGTSDRIRYRRVNERTGEEVPYDEIVKGYDLGGDEYVLIEPHELDEIAPGRSRTIDIDAFVDLDEIDPIYFQKTYWLAPAKEEFGRAYSLLIEAMAKTNRAGLARFVMRGKEYIAAVRAGDGVLVLNTLLFPEDIREPRKEISKLPEVGQAREKEVDMAVSLIESMAEEWQPEEYRDTYTERIMQLIEDKRAGRTITPAEEPREATKVVDLFEALSRSIEGRKRGGGQKTEERTKKSQADEKPRAQDKESKGKATKSRDKQPDLSELTKSELDRMARELGVKGRSKMNRAELEKAVRDATRRQERRRAS is encoded by the coding sequence GTGGCACGAGCTATCTGGAACGGAGCGCTCAACTTCGGTCTGGTGACGGTGCCCGTCGAGCTCTACAGCGCCACCCAGGACCACACCGTCCACTTCCGGCAGTTCCAGCGCGGCACGTCCGACCGTATCCGCTACCGCCGCGTGAACGAGCGCACGGGCGAGGAAGTGCCGTACGACGAGATCGTCAAGGGCTACGACCTCGGCGGCGACGAGTACGTGCTCATCGAGCCGCACGAGCTCGACGAGATCGCCCCGGGCCGGTCGCGCACCATCGACATCGACGCCTTCGTGGATCTGGACGAGATCGACCCGATCTACTTCCAGAAGACCTACTGGCTGGCCCCGGCCAAGGAGGAGTTCGGCCGCGCCTACTCCCTGCTGATCGAGGCCATGGCCAAGACGAACCGGGCCGGGCTCGCGCGGTTCGTGATGCGCGGCAAGGAGTACATCGCCGCCGTACGCGCGGGTGACGGTGTCCTCGTGCTCAACACGCTGCTCTTCCCCGAGGACATCCGGGAACCCCGGAAGGAGATCAGCAAGCTGCCCGAGGTCGGCCAGGCCCGCGAGAAGGAAGTCGACATGGCCGTGAGCCTGATCGAGTCGATGGCGGAGGAGTGGCAGCCGGAGGAGTACCGCGACACCTACACCGAGCGGATCATGCAGCTCATCGAGGACAAGCGGGCGGGTCGCACCATCACGCCGGCCGAGGAGCCCCGCGAGGCCACCAAGGTGGTCGACCTGTTCGAGGCGTTGTCGCGCAGCATCGAAGGACGCAAACGCGGCGGCGGGCAGAAGACCGAGGAGCGGACGAAGAAGTCGCAGGCCGACGAGAAGCCCCGAGCACAGGACAAGGAGTCCAAGGGCAAGGCGACCAAGTCCCGCGACAAGCAGCCCGACCTGTCGGAACTCACCAAGAGCGAGCTCGACCGGATGGCCCGCGAGCTCGGGGTGAAGGGCCGTTCGAAGATGAACCGCGCCGAGCTGGAGAAGGCCGTCCGGGACGCGACCCGGCGACAGGAGCGGCGTCGCGCGTCGTGA
- a CDS encoding sulfite exporter TauE/SafE family protein, translating into MIWWHAVLIAVAGVWAGMINTVVGSGTLVTFPVLVALGYPPVTATTSNAIGLAPGSISGAIGYRHELEGQRSRLLRFTPASLLGAIGGAGLLLSLPPDAFETVVPALVGLAVVLVIVQPRVSSWVLRRREERGEAGAESSGPGGALLLIGLVFLIGVYGGYFTAAQGVMLMAVMGMLINESLQRLNAVKNVLSAVVNVVAGTVYAFVAPVDWFVVALLAVGSVVGGQLGAKVGRKLSPTALRATIVVVGVAAMVQLILRQV; encoded by the coding sequence ATGATCTGGTGGCATGCGGTCCTGATCGCCGTGGCGGGCGTCTGGGCGGGAATGATCAACACGGTCGTCGGGTCGGGGACGCTCGTGACGTTTCCCGTGCTCGTGGCGCTCGGCTATCCACCGGTGACGGCGACGACGTCCAACGCGATCGGACTCGCCCCGGGCAGTATCAGCGGCGCGATCGGCTACCGGCACGAGCTGGAGGGTCAGCGCAGCCGGTTGCTGCGGTTCACCCCGGCGTCGCTGCTCGGCGCCATCGGCGGGGCGGGGTTGCTGCTGTCGTTGCCGCCCGACGCCTTCGAGACGGTGGTGCCCGCGCTCGTCGGTCTCGCCGTCGTGCTGGTCATCGTGCAGCCGAGGGTGTCGAGCTGGGTGCTGCGCCGCCGGGAGGAGCGCGGGGAGGCGGGAGCCGAGAGCTCCGGTCCCGGCGGGGCGTTGCTGCTGATCGGGCTGGTGTTCCTGATCGGTGTCTACGGCGGGTACTTCACGGCCGCGCAGGGCGTCATGTTGATGGCCGTCATGGGCATGCTGATCAACGAGAGCCTGCAACGCCTCAACGCGGTGAAGAACGTGCTCTCGGCCGTGGTCAACGTCGTGGCCGGGACGGTCTATGCGTTCGTCGCGCCCGTCGACTGGTTCGTCGTCGCGCTGCTGGCGGTGGGCTCCGTGGTGGGCGGTCAGCTCGGCGCCAAGGTCGGCCGCAAGCTCTCACCCACCGCGTTGCGCGCGACGATCGTGGTCGTCGGTGTGGCCGCGATGGTGCAGCTCATCCTGCGGCAGGTCTGA